The following coding sequences lie in one Methanobrevibacter oralis genomic window:
- a CDS encoding DUF371 domain-containing protein — MKFKIRAKGHKNVTSLHKSTFEITKDVEIGPTADCIVGVNMDNSMFDFPIEFKKKIADSNTKITVILDSENGHDEIIGYGHENLTLTHPTDIVCRTSDYTCNRTLMIKANKAACNLNKNLIEDLKKEKIMDIEINVQ; from the coding sequence ATGAAATTTAAGATTCGTGCAAAGGGTCATAAGAATGTGACTTCACTCCATAAGTCTACTTTTGAGATAACTAAAGATGTTGAAATTGGACCAACTGCTGATTGTATTGTTGGTGTAAATATGGATAATTCAATGTTTGACTTTCCAATTGAATTTAAAAAGAAAATTGCCGATTCTAACACAAAAATAACTGTTATATTAGATAGTGAAAATGGTCATGATGAAATTATAGGTTATGGTCATGAGAATTTAACTTTAACTCACCCAACAGATATTGTTTGTAGAACTAGTGATTATACTTGTAATCGTACATTAATGATAAAAGCAAATAAGGCTGCGTGTAATTTAAATAAAAATTTGATAGAAGATTTAAAAAAAGAAAAAATAATGGATATTGAAATCAATGTCCAATAA